A region from the Eptesicus fuscus isolate TK198812 chromosome 1, DD_ASM_mEF_20220401, whole genome shotgun sequence genome encodes:
- the L1CAM gene encoding neural cell adhesion molecule L1 isoform X1 yields the protein MAVALRYLWPLLLCSPCLLIQIPDELMEPPVITEQSPRRLVVFPTDDISLKCEASGKPEVQFRWTRDGIHFKPNEELDVTVKQAPHSGSFTITGNNTNFAQRFQGTYRCFASNDLGTAMSHEIQIMAEGALKWPKETVKPVEVEEGESVILPCHPPPSAEPLRIYWMNSKILHIKQDERVTMGQNGNLYFANVLTSDNHSDYICNAHFLGTRTIIQKEPIDLRVKATNSMIDRKPRLLFPTNASSHLVALQGQPLVLECIAEGFPTPTIKWLRPSGPMPADRVTYQNHNKTLHLLNVGEEDDGEYRCLAENSLGSDRHAYYVTVEAAPYWLHKPQSRLYGPGETARLDCQVQGRPEPEVSWRINGIPVEELAKDQKYRIQHGALILSNVQPSDTMVTQCEARNRHGLLLANAYIYVVQLPAKILTPDNETYLAIEGSTAYLLCKVFGAPVPSVQWLDKEGKTVLQDERFFPYTNGTLGIRDLQANDTGHYFCQAANDQNNVTIVANLQVKDATRITQGPQSTIKKKGSRVTFTCQATFDPSLQQSITWRRDGRSLQELGDSDKYFIEDGHLVIHSLDYSDQGNYSCVASTKLDVVESRAELQVVGSPGPVPQLELSDRHLLKQSQVRLSWSPADDHNAPIEKYDIEFEDKEMAPEKWYSLGKVPGNQTSTTLKLSPYVHYTFRVTAINKYGPGEPSPASETVVTPEAAPEKNPMDVKGEGNQTNNMIITWKPLRWMDWNAPQVQYRVQWRPQGTRGAWQEQIVSDPFLVVSNTSTFVPYEIKVQAINSQGKGPEPQVTIGYSGEDYPQAKPKLEDIKILNASAVLVKWWPVDPAQVKGHLRGYNLTYWWQGSQRRHSKRHIHKSHVVVPANTTSTVLDGLRPYSSYHLELQAFNSRGLGPASETTFSTPEGVPGPPEALHLECQSDTSLLLHWQPPFSHNGVLTGYMLSFLPLGDGGEEQLSFNLSDPELRAYNLTNLSPHLQYRFQLQATTKQGPGEAITREGGTMALTGTPDFVGLSAIAGENYSVVSWVPKEGQCNFGFQIVFKPQGDEKMDASIPPQYVNYNQRSYTQWDLQPGTDYEIQLLKETPKETVLLGQTSVKTNGTGRIRLPPPGFATEGWFIGFVSAIILLLLILLILCFIKRSKGGKYSVKDKEDTQVDSEARPMKDETFGEYSDNEEKAFDSSQPSLNGDIKPLGSDDSLADYGGSVDVQFNEDGSFIGQYSGKKEKEAAGGNDSSGAASPINPTGTLE from the exons ATGGCCGTGGCGCTGCGGTACTTGTGGCCTCTCCTCCTTTGCAGCCCCTGCCTGCTCATCCAGATTCCTGATGAAT TGATGGAGCCACCTGTCATCACGGAACAGTCTCCACGGCGCCTGGTTGTCTTCCCCACAGACGACATCAGCCTGAAGTGTGAGGCCAGTGGCAAACCCGAAGTGCA GTTCCGCTGGACCCGGGATGGCATCCACTTCAAACCCAACGAGGAACTGGATGTCACCGTGAAGCAGGCACCCCACTCGGGCTCCTTCACCATCACTGGCAACAACACCAACTTTGCCCAGAGGTTCCAGGGCACCTATCGTTGCTTCGCCAGCAATGACCTGGGCACCGCCATGTCCCACGAGATCCAGATCATGGCTGAGG GTGCTCTCAAGTGGCCAAAGGAGACGGTGAAACCTGTTGAGGTGGAGGAAGGGGAGTCGGTGATTCTGCCTTGCCACCCTCCACCCAGTGCAGAGCCTCTGCGGATCTACTGGATGAACAGCA AGATCTTGCACATCAAACAGGATGAGAGGGTGACAATGGGCCAGAATGGCAACCTCTACTTCGCCAATGTGCTCACCTCGGACAACCACTCAGACTACATCTGCAATGCCCACTTCCTTGGCACTCGGACAATCATTCAAAAGGAGCCCATTGACCTCCGGGTCAAAGCCA CCAACAGCATGATCGACAGGAAGCCGCGCCTGCTCTTCCCCACCAACGCCAGCAGCCACCTGGTGGCCTTGCAGGGGCAACCACTGGTCCTGGAGTGCATCGCCGAGGGCTT CCCCACGCCCACCATCAAGTGGCTGCGTCCAAGCGGCCCCATGCCAGCCGACCGAGTCACCTACCAGAACCACAACAAGACTCTGCACCTGCTGAACGTGGGCGAGGAGGATGATGGCGAGTACCGTTGCCTGGCTGAGAACTCCCTGGGCAGTGACCGGCATGCCTACTACGTCACCGTGGAGG CTGCCCCATACTGGCTGCATAAGCCCCAGAGCCGTTTGTATGGGCCAGGGGAGACTGCCCGCCTGGACTGCCAAGTGCAGGGCAGGCCCGAACCAGAGGTCTCCTGGAGAATCAACGGCATCCCGGTGGAGG AGCTGGCCAAGGACCAGAAGTACCGGATCCAGCATGGAGCCCTGATCCTGAGCAACGTGCAGCCCAGCGACACGATGGTGACCCAGTGCGAGGCCCGCAACCGGCACGGGCTCCTGCTGGCCAATGCCTACATCTACGTTGTCC AGCTGCCGGCCAAGATCCTGACCCCAGACAATGAGACCTACTTGGCAATCGAGGGCAGCACTGCCTACCTTCTGTGCAAGGTCTTTGGAGCCCCTGTGCCTAGCGTCCAGTG GCTGGACAAGGAAGGAAAGACGGTGCTACAAGACGAACGCTTCTTCCCCTACACCAATGGGACCCTGGGCATTCGAGACCTCCAGGCCAACGACACAGGACACTATTTCTGCCAGGCTGCCAATGACCAAAACAATGTAACCATTGTGGCGAACCTGCAGGTCAAAG ATGCCACTCGGATCACACAGGGGCCCCAGAGCACAATCAAGAAGAAAGGCTCAAGGGTGACATTCACCTGCCAGGCCACCTTTGACCCCTCCTTGCAGCAGAGCATCACCTGGCGTAGAGATGGTCGCAGCCTCCAGGAGCTTGGGGACAGTGACAA GTACTTCATAGAGGACGGGCACCTGGTCATCCACAGCCTGGACTACAGCGACCAGGGCAACTACAGCTGCGTGGCCAGCACAAAGCTGGATGTGGTGGAAAGCAGGGCGGAGCTCCAGGTGGTGG GGAGCCCTGGGCCGGTGCCGCAGCTGGAGCTGTCCGATCGTCACCTGCTGAAGCAAAGTCAGGTGCGCCTGTCCTGGAGCCCCGCTGACGACCACAACGCCCCCATTGAGA AGTATGACATTGAATTTGAAGACAAGGAGATGGCTCCTGAGAAATGGTACAGTCTGGGCAAGGTGCCTGGAAACCAGACCTCCACCACCCTCAAGTTGTCACCCTATGTCCACTACACCTTTAGAGTTACTGCCATCAACAAATATGGCCCTGGGGAGCCCAGCCCGGCCTCTGAGACTGTGGTCACACCCGAGGCAG CCCCAGAGAAGAACCCCATGGACGTGAAGGGGGAAGGGAACCAGACCAACAATATGATCATCACTTGGAAG CCACTCAGGTGGATGGACTGGAACGCCCCCCAGGTTCAGTACCGCGTCCAGTGGCGCCCTCAGGGGACGCGAGGGGCCTGGCAGGAACAGATCGTGAGCGACCCCTTCTTGGTGGTGTCCAACACCTCCACCTTTGTGCCCTATGAGATCAAGGTCCAGGCCATCAACAGCCAGGGCAAGGGCCCCGAGCCCCAGGTCACCATTGGCTACTCTGGGGAAGACT ATCCCCAGGCAAAACCTAAGCTGGAAGACATCAAAATTCTCAACGCGAGCGCCGTGCTGGTCAAATGGTGGCCTGTGGATCCAGCCCAGGTCAAGGGCCACCTCCGCGGATACAAT TTGACGTACTGGTGGCAGGGCAGTCAGAGGAGGCACAGCAAGAGGCACATCCACAAAAGCCACGTGGTGGTGCCCGCCAACACCACCAGCACCGTCCTGGATGGCCTGCGGCCCTACAGCTCCTATCACCTGGAGTTGCAGGCTTTTAACAGCCGGGGCTTGGGGCCCGCCAGCGAGACAACCTTCAGCACCCCAGAGGGAG TGCCCGGCCCCCCGGAGGCATTGCACCTGGAGTGCCAGTCCGACACCAGCCTGCTGCTGCACTGGCAGCCTCCGTTCAGCCACAATGGCGTGCTCACTGGCTACATGCTGTCCTTCTTGCCAC TGGGGGACGGGGGCGAGGAGCAGTTGTCCTTCAACCTCTCGGACCCCGAGCTGCGGGCGTACAACCTGACCAACCTTAGCCCGCACCTGCAGTACCGCTTCCAGCTGCAGGCCACCACGAAGCAGGGCCCTGGTGAGGCCATTACGCGGGAAGGAGGCACCATGGCCTTAACTG ggaccccagaTTTTGTCGGCCTCTCGGCCATAGCCGGCGAGAATTACAGCGTGGTCTCCTGGGTCCCCAAGGAGGGCCAGTGCAACTTCGGGTTCCAGATCGTGTTCAAACCCCAGGGCG atgagaaaatggacGCTTCTATCCCGCCGCAGTATGTCAACTACAACCAGCGGTCCTACACGCAGTGGGACTTGCAGCCGGGTACTGACTACGAGATCCAGCTGCTCAAGGAGACGCCCAAGGAGACGGTGCTCCTGGGCCAAACATCTGTGAAGACCAACGGCACTG GCCGAATCCGACTCCCTCCCCCCGGCTTTGCCACCGAGGGCTGGTTCATCGGCTTCGTCAGCGCCATCATCCTCTTGCTTCTCATCTTGCTCATCCTCTGCTTTATCAAGCGCAGCAAGGGTGGCAAGTACTCAG TAAAAGACAAAGAGGACACCCAGGTGGACTCTGAGGCCCGGCCGATGAAGGATGAGACCTTCGGCGAGTATAG CGACAACGAGGAGAAGGCCTTCGACAGTAGCCAGCCATCCCTCAATGGAGACATCAAGCCCCTGGGCAGTGATGACAGCCTGGCTGACTATGGGGGCAGCGTGGATGTCCAGTTCAATGAGGACGGCTCCTTCATTGGCCAGTACAGCggcaagaaggagaaggaggcgGCAGGAGGCAATGACAGCTCGGGGGCTGCCTCCCCCATCAACCCCACAGGGACCCTGGAGTAG
- the L1CAM gene encoding neural cell adhesion molecule L1 isoform X2, which translates to MAVALRYLWPLLLCSPCLLIQIPDEYEGQHVMEPPVITEQSPRRLVVFPTDDISLKCEASGKPEVQFRWTRDGIHFKPNEELDVTVKQAPHSGSFTITGNNTNFAQRFQGTYRCFASNDLGTAMSHEIQIMAEGALKWPKETVKPVEVEEGESVILPCHPPPSAEPLRIYWMNSKILHIKQDERVTMGQNGNLYFANVLTSDNHSDYICNAHFLGTRTIIQKEPIDLRVKATNSMIDRKPRLLFPTNASSHLVALQGQPLVLECIAEGFPTPTIKWLRPSGPMPADRVTYQNHNKTLHLLNVGEEDDGEYRCLAENSLGSDRHAYYVTVEAAPYWLHKPQSRLYGPGETARLDCQVQGRPEPEVSWRINGIPVEELAKDQKYRIQHGALILSNVQPSDTMVTQCEARNRHGLLLANAYIYVVQLPAKILTPDNETYLAIEGSTAYLLCKVFGAPVPSVQWLDKEGKTVLQDERFFPYTNGTLGIRDLQANDTGHYFCQAANDQNNVTIVANLQVKDATRITQGPQSTIKKKGSRVTFTCQATFDPSLQQSITWRRDGRSLQELGDSDKYFIEDGHLVIHSLDYSDQGNYSCVASTKLDVVESRAELQVVGSPGPVPQLELSDRHLLKQSQVRLSWSPADDHNAPIEKYDIEFEDKEMAPEKWYSLGKVPGNQTSTTLKLSPYVHYTFRVTAINKYGPGEPSPASETVVTPEAAPEKNPMDVKGEGNQTNNMIITWKPLRWMDWNAPQVQYRVQWRPQGTRGAWQEQIVSDPFLVVSNTSTFVPYEIKVQAINSQGKGPEPQVTIGYSGEDYPQAKPKLEDIKILNASAVLVKWWPVDPAQVKGHLRGYNLTYWWQGSQRRHSKRHIHKSHVVVPANTTSTVLDGLRPYSSYHLELQAFNSRGLGPASETTFSTPEGVPGPPEALHLECQSDTSLLLHWQPPFSHNGVLTGYMLSFLPLGDGGEEQLSFNLSDPELRAYNLTNLSPHLQYRFQLQATTKQGPGEAITREGGTMALTGTPDFVGLSAIAGENYSVVSWVPKEGQCNFGFQIVFKPQGDEKMDASIPPQYVNYNQRSYTQWDLQPGTDYEIQLLKETPKETVLLGQTSVKTNGTGRIRLPPPGFATEGWFIGFVSAIILLLLILLILCFIKRSKGGKYSVKDKEDTQVDSEARPMKDETFGEYSDNEEKAFDSSQPSLNGDIKPLGSDDSLADYGGSVDVQFNEDGSFIGQYSGKKEKEAAGGNDSSGAASPINPTGTLE; encoded by the exons ATGGCCGTGGCGCTGCGGTACTTGTGGCCTCTCCTCCTTTGCAGCCCCTGCCTGCTCATCCAGATTCCTGATGAAT ATGAAGGACAACATG TGATGGAGCCACCTGTCATCACGGAACAGTCTCCACGGCGCCTGGTTGTCTTCCCCACAGACGACATCAGCCTGAAGTGTGAGGCCAGTGGCAAACCCGAAGTGCA GTTCCGCTGGACCCGGGATGGCATCCACTTCAAACCCAACGAGGAACTGGATGTCACCGTGAAGCAGGCACCCCACTCGGGCTCCTTCACCATCACTGGCAACAACACCAACTTTGCCCAGAGGTTCCAGGGCACCTATCGTTGCTTCGCCAGCAATGACCTGGGCACCGCCATGTCCCACGAGATCCAGATCATGGCTGAGG GTGCTCTCAAGTGGCCAAAGGAGACGGTGAAACCTGTTGAGGTGGAGGAAGGGGAGTCGGTGATTCTGCCTTGCCACCCTCCACCCAGTGCAGAGCCTCTGCGGATCTACTGGATGAACAGCA AGATCTTGCACATCAAACAGGATGAGAGGGTGACAATGGGCCAGAATGGCAACCTCTACTTCGCCAATGTGCTCACCTCGGACAACCACTCAGACTACATCTGCAATGCCCACTTCCTTGGCACTCGGACAATCATTCAAAAGGAGCCCATTGACCTCCGGGTCAAAGCCA CCAACAGCATGATCGACAGGAAGCCGCGCCTGCTCTTCCCCACCAACGCCAGCAGCCACCTGGTGGCCTTGCAGGGGCAACCACTGGTCCTGGAGTGCATCGCCGAGGGCTT CCCCACGCCCACCATCAAGTGGCTGCGTCCAAGCGGCCCCATGCCAGCCGACCGAGTCACCTACCAGAACCACAACAAGACTCTGCACCTGCTGAACGTGGGCGAGGAGGATGATGGCGAGTACCGTTGCCTGGCTGAGAACTCCCTGGGCAGTGACCGGCATGCCTACTACGTCACCGTGGAGG CTGCCCCATACTGGCTGCATAAGCCCCAGAGCCGTTTGTATGGGCCAGGGGAGACTGCCCGCCTGGACTGCCAAGTGCAGGGCAGGCCCGAACCAGAGGTCTCCTGGAGAATCAACGGCATCCCGGTGGAGG AGCTGGCCAAGGACCAGAAGTACCGGATCCAGCATGGAGCCCTGATCCTGAGCAACGTGCAGCCCAGCGACACGATGGTGACCCAGTGCGAGGCCCGCAACCGGCACGGGCTCCTGCTGGCCAATGCCTACATCTACGTTGTCC AGCTGCCGGCCAAGATCCTGACCCCAGACAATGAGACCTACTTGGCAATCGAGGGCAGCACTGCCTACCTTCTGTGCAAGGTCTTTGGAGCCCCTGTGCCTAGCGTCCAGTG GCTGGACAAGGAAGGAAAGACGGTGCTACAAGACGAACGCTTCTTCCCCTACACCAATGGGACCCTGGGCATTCGAGACCTCCAGGCCAACGACACAGGACACTATTTCTGCCAGGCTGCCAATGACCAAAACAATGTAACCATTGTGGCGAACCTGCAGGTCAAAG ATGCCACTCGGATCACACAGGGGCCCCAGAGCACAATCAAGAAGAAAGGCTCAAGGGTGACATTCACCTGCCAGGCCACCTTTGACCCCTCCTTGCAGCAGAGCATCACCTGGCGTAGAGATGGTCGCAGCCTCCAGGAGCTTGGGGACAGTGACAA GTACTTCATAGAGGACGGGCACCTGGTCATCCACAGCCTGGACTACAGCGACCAGGGCAACTACAGCTGCGTGGCCAGCACAAAGCTGGATGTGGTGGAAAGCAGGGCGGAGCTCCAGGTGGTGG GGAGCCCTGGGCCGGTGCCGCAGCTGGAGCTGTCCGATCGTCACCTGCTGAAGCAAAGTCAGGTGCGCCTGTCCTGGAGCCCCGCTGACGACCACAACGCCCCCATTGAGA AGTATGACATTGAATTTGAAGACAAGGAGATGGCTCCTGAGAAATGGTACAGTCTGGGCAAGGTGCCTGGAAACCAGACCTCCACCACCCTCAAGTTGTCACCCTATGTCCACTACACCTTTAGAGTTACTGCCATCAACAAATATGGCCCTGGGGAGCCCAGCCCGGCCTCTGAGACTGTGGTCACACCCGAGGCAG CCCCAGAGAAGAACCCCATGGACGTGAAGGGGGAAGGGAACCAGACCAACAATATGATCATCACTTGGAAG CCACTCAGGTGGATGGACTGGAACGCCCCCCAGGTTCAGTACCGCGTCCAGTGGCGCCCTCAGGGGACGCGAGGGGCCTGGCAGGAACAGATCGTGAGCGACCCCTTCTTGGTGGTGTCCAACACCTCCACCTTTGTGCCCTATGAGATCAAGGTCCAGGCCATCAACAGCCAGGGCAAGGGCCCCGAGCCCCAGGTCACCATTGGCTACTCTGGGGAAGACT ATCCCCAGGCAAAACCTAAGCTGGAAGACATCAAAATTCTCAACGCGAGCGCCGTGCTGGTCAAATGGTGGCCTGTGGATCCAGCCCAGGTCAAGGGCCACCTCCGCGGATACAAT TTGACGTACTGGTGGCAGGGCAGTCAGAGGAGGCACAGCAAGAGGCACATCCACAAAAGCCACGTGGTGGTGCCCGCCAACACCACCAGCACCGTCCTGGATGGCCTGCGGCCCTACAGCTCCTATCACCTGGAGTTGCAGGCTTTTAACAGCCGGGGCTTGGGGCCCGCCAGCGAGACAACCTTCAGCACCCCAGAGGGAG TGCCCGGCCCCCCGGAGGCATTGCACCTGGAGTGCCAGTCCGACACCAGCCTGCTGCTGCACTGGCAGCCTCCGTTCAGCCACAATGGCGTGCTCACTGGCTACATGCTGTCCTTCTTGCCAC TGGGGGACGGGGGCGAGGAGCAGTTGTCCTTCAACCTCTCGGACCCCGAGCTGCGGGCGTACAACCTGACCAACCTTAGCCCGCACCTGCAGTACCGCTTCCAGCTGCAGGCCACCACGAAGCAGGGCCCTGGTGAGGCCATTACGCGGGAAGGAGGCACCATGGCCTTAACTG ggaccccagaTTTTGTCGGCCTCTCGGCCATAGCCGGCGAGAATTACAGCGTGGTCTCCTGGGTCCCCAAGGAGGGCCAGTGCAACTTCGGGTTCCAGATCGTGTTCAAACCCCAGGGCG atgagaaaatggacGCTTCTATCCCGCCGCAGTATGTCAACTACAACCAGCGGTCCTACACGCAGTGGGACTTGCAGCCGGGTACTGACTACGAGATCCAGCTGCTCAAGGAGACGCCCAAGGAGACGGTGCTCCTGGGCCAAACATCTGTGAAGACCAACGGCACTG GCCGAATCCGACTCCCTCCCCCCGGCTTTGCCACCGAGGGCTGGTTCATCGGCTTCGTCAGCGCCATCATCCTCTTGCTTCTCATCTTGCTCATCCTCTGCTTTATCAAGCGCAGCAAGGGTGGCAAGTACTCAG TAAAAGACAAAGAGGACACCCAGGTGGACTCTGAGGCCCGGCCGATGAAGGATGAGACCTTCGGCGAGTATAG CGACAACGAGGAGAAGGCCTTCGACAGTAGCCAGCCATCCCTCAATGGAGACATCAAGCCCCTGGGCAGTGATGACAGCCTGGCTGACTATGGGGGCAGCGTGGATGTCCAGTTCAATGAGGACGGCTCCTTCATTGGCCAGTACAGCggcaagaaggagaaggaggcgGCAGGAGGCAATGACAGCTCGGGGGCTGCCTCCCCCATCAACCCCACAGGGACCCTGGAGTAG